The stretch of DNA CGCGAAAAACAACCCGGCGAGTACCGGCGCAGTCAGAACTGGATTGGCGGGGCCTCCATCCGTGATGCCGTGTTTATACCGCCCCACCACAGCAGCGTCGACGCGCTCATGGGCGATTTGGAGTTTTTTCTGAATAACGACCAAATCAGCGTTCCGAATCTGATTCGGATTGCCATCGCTCATTATCAGTTTGAAACCATTCACCCGTTTCTGGACGGTAACGGGCGGTTGGGGCGGCTCATGATTACGCTCTACTTAGTCAGGAGCGGTATGCTGCACAAACCTACCCTATATCTATCTGATTTTTTTGCGCGGAACAAAACCCTGTATTACGACAATCTGATGGGCGTTCGGACGCACAATCGGCTTGAGCAATGGCTTAAATTTTTTTTGGTAGCCGTAAAAGAAACCGCTGAAAAGGGTATCGATACCTTTCAGCATATTATGGCTTTGCGCGAAGAAATTGAGCATCAGCGCATTTTTGCCTTGGGGAAGCGCATACCCACGGCCCGCCTGTTCATGCACCACCTGTATGCGTATCCGGTGGTTACCGACATTCCTGGTTTAGCCCGGATTCTGAACGTATCGCGCCCTACGGCGGGTACATTAGTCAATGACTTCACCCGGCTGGGCATTCTGCGCGAACGAACGGGCTTTCAGCGCAATCGCCTGTTTGTCTTCGATGAGTATTTGAAACTGTTCTCTTAACCGCGTACTTCACCTATAACGTTGGAGATGAGAAACCAGAAACGCTGAATCATAAGATGGTCTAATTTTTGCTTAACGTATCGTGCAAACACACCACTCCATCGAAGCCATCCACAAAGTATTCGGCACAAACGACCGGCCCGTGCTGGTCAGTTGCAGTGACCTGAACGACTACGTTTGTAAATACCGTTACCCGAGCCGTCTGTTTAACGAGTTACTGGCATGGTGTTTTTTGAAAGAGTGGAATATCCCAGTACCTGAAGCCTGTTTTATTAGTGTCAGGTCTGAGCATATTACGGCTGAAGCGATGCAGGCAGGTGGTCGTTTAGCGTATTTTGAACGGCCTGTTATCGGGTCTCTGTATTATCAGCATGGCCGTGAGATAGACAACTCCCTGACGGCATTGGGCAACAATAGCAACGACTTGCGAAAGATACAAAACCGGGTAGATTTACTAAAAATAGCCCTTTTTGACCTGTGGATGACCAATGAAGATCGCAATGGCAATAATTACAACCTGCTGTTGATACCTATAAAATCTGGCAAATTCTACCTTCATGCTATCGATCATGCATCTTGTTTCAATTCGGGGAACGTTGGTCAGTATTCATTGTCTGGACTGACTGCCGAAGATAGCGTGCTGTCAACAGACATCTGCCGATTACTTTATGCAAATAGTACCGTCAAAAAGCGCGATAGTGAGATTGTGTTAGAGCTTTTCCGACAAAATGTAGCTGCATGTAAGAAACGCTTACCGAAATTTCTGAAATTTGTGCCTCTTTCCTGGGGTATTAACACGACAGAATGTGAGTCCTGGCTTATTGACAACCTTTTCGCTGATGATTGGTTAAAGTCGGTGGAGTCAGACTTCAGGCACTATTTACAAGAGTACGTGTGTTAATATATTAGACCAGTAGAGTTTTTCGTTTCCCAAGTCCAATGAAAACGTTTTACAGCATCGTATATGCCAATATCCGCCCTTCTGTGGACGAGCGGGTCAGTATTGCGTTGCTGTTGCGCGACGAGCAACGTATCATTTTTCACCACGCCCCCGAAAAGCTTGATGCGCTTCGTATGCTCATGCCGTCTGAAGCGTTCAGCCTGCTGCGGGTTTTGGTTAAAAACTTAGACGAGTACATTGCCAATCCAGAGCCGGTAAACGAGCATTTCAATTACAAGGTAGCTATTGAGCCATTTGAACGGCGGTTTTTAGATCGGGGTTACGTTTCGTATCTGGCTACATATAGCAACAACCTGCTCACATTCTCTGAACCTAAGGCTATTGATCTGCCCGTTACCGACGAAGCCTTCACGCAGCTATTTAAAAAGTATATTCACCAGGATTGGGAGACGGCCCGCCGACAGGCAACCCGTAGCCAAAGTATTGAACGGGTTCGGCGGGAGCTATATCCTAAGGTCAAGGGCCGCGTTAACCTTGATTCAACCATTACCAACCAAATTTTGCCTAATCTGGTAACGCCTACTAAAGTCAACATTGCCGGACGTAACGAAGTGAGCATGGTGGCGCAGGTTATCGAGTTCGATAAAAAGCAACCTTACTCGCTTGAAGCGGATGTAAATCGGATGTTGGCTCTGGCAAGGGCTTTTGAAGCTAATGGCGAAACAAATGGGAAATACTTCATTATTGGTAAAGAGCCTGGGTTAGCCTTACCATTTCAGCGTAGCATCTGGCAAAACATTCGTCAGCAGCCAACATTCGAGTTCGTTCCCGACACTGAAACCGCCCGTATAGACGAGTACATTGTGGAACATAACGTACAGCCACTAATCCCTGAATTGGCTGTAGATTCTGAGATTGGATAGTACGTGACTAACCCCCTGTTGCTTCTCTAAAAGCCGGTTGAGAGAATCTCAATAGAATTGGCTACTATGATGGCTTTTGTCCATCCTACTAAAACAGTTTCCAATGTTGCGTACGCTAATGTTCAACCACTTATCTATAAGCGGACATGCCCTGCTACAATGGGCATTTGCGGGCGGGGAGGAGATTGGGGCCATAGAGCCTACAGAAGTCGTGTACCTACATCAGCATGTCGCTTAGCCCAATTAACCTTCCCGTAACATAACCCCTTTTTTGCCAGTTGTAACGGGTACATCCCATGCATTAACAATACGACATGAACTGGCAGTTTTTACGAACGCGAAAAGTTATGTGGTCGGCCTGGCTGTGCTGTGTTTGTGCGTCGGTTATGGCGCAACAGGCATATCAGCCTTACCAGAAACCCACTGAACGTCAGCCGGGTATCTACTTTCCGCAGGCTCCGCTTCCGGGCGAGTGGCGCAAATCGCTGGGGCTGGTGTTTACCTCCACGCCCCCCGAAATAACGGAGGAAATCCGCGTAATTGTGCCAGCTATCGATGTCAACCTACAGAAAAGGTTGTCGAAACAATGGTATTTGTCGGGGCGGATTCAAACGCAGGTTGTGCAGAGTAATCTGGCTCTGGGACCCCGCTACGCTACCCGCCTGACCGATAAACTGTTTGTCGGGCTGGGCATCGATGGTGTCTGCTGGTTTGGGGCACTAACCATCAAAGACGTATTCAATAGTCAGGCGTTGGGGCTGCAAACCATTCCGAACGTATCGTTAGGCTACCGGCCCACACGTGACCTGCAACTGACGTTTCGGACCGAGGGCGTCATGGATTTGTATTACCGGTCGCGGGCGGGGTCGCTCGAAATCGAATACAAACGGCGGCAGCTCAACGGCGTAGCGTTCGTGTTTGCCCTGGAGCAGCCGTTCTACAAACAGCGGCATGTATCGCTGGGCGTTCGGGCCTTGTACTCCAATTTCAACTGGCAGTTCTGGTCGCTCTATGCTACGTTCGAGCGCGATTTCTTTTATCCACAACTTTTCTTCGACTTCATTCTGTGAATAAACTGGCTTATCTGCTCCTCGGCCTGGCCGGGCTGGCTGTCGGGTGTCGTGAAGTCTACGAAGCCCCGATCCCGCACTCATTTGCGGACATTCCGGGCGCGGGTCGGTTTACCACGCCCATTCGTCAGCAAATGGACGGTGTTTATACCGTGTCGGAGGGGGCAGCTACGTTCGGCGAACAGGTAGCCGTGAAATGGACGTTTACGCTGGACGGTTCTGATACAACACATTATCTGTCTATTTTCACTGGCAATCAGGCTGGCTTTTTCAATCTGGAGCGCACGGCCAATGCTGATAGCCTGACCTTGATGGGCTATTGGCGCAAGCTTGTAAATACGGAAACGGGTCTGGTACAACTGGCTCTTCGGCTAAAGCGAAACGGGCGGCTGCAACCCATTACGGGTGTACTTAGCAGCCGCGATACACTCGTGCTGACGGGCCAATACGGCAACCGTGACCGCAGCCCGAATCAGCCGCTCACACTTACGTACCGCCGACCGCTGAATCCGCGCCCGTTCGAGATTCTGGCGCATCGGGCTGGCGGACGCACGTCTGATCTGCTGTCGGTGTCTGAAAACTCGCTGGAAATGATCGAACTGGCGTCACGGTTGGGCGCAACAGGTATCGAGATCGACATTAAGTTCACCAAAGATGGTGTTCCGATTCTTTACCACGACAATAAGCTGAATCTGCGGCTGATTCAGAAAAACGGGCTAACCGGACCCATCGAAGACTATACCTACCAACAGCTAAACACCTTCGTCCGGCTCATCAACGGCGAGAAAATTCCAACCCTGGAAGAAGCTTTAGAAACCGTTATCAGCCATACCAATCTGCGTTTTGTCTGGTTAGATACCAAATTTTCGGGACCAATGGACAAGATTCAGGCCATTCAGCAGCGGTTCAGGCAACGCGCCATTCTGGCCCGGCGCAATCTGCAAATCGTCATTGGTTTACCAACGCAGCAAGCTGTAGATGCCTACCGGGCTTTAAACGACCGCGCCAATACGCCCGCCCTGTCTGAGTTAGATACGGCCATAACGCGCAACATCGGAGCCAGGATATGGGCACCTCGCTGGACCCTCGGTCCGCAACTTGAGCAGGTCAAGGCCATGCAGGCTGAAGGCCGGACTGTATTTGTCTGGACGCTCGATGAGCCGAAATTCATCGAACAATTCATTCGTGAAAGCCGGTTCGATGGTATTCTGTCAAATTATTCGCCTTTAGTCGCCTATTACCATTATGTGGAGCCATAAGTTGTCTCTGTCCATATTGTTGCTTGCTGCCCAGGTTGCCACTGCACAGATAGCGGCAGACACCACCGCACCCAGGCGCGGCCCGTACAATTTAGTTGTTATAGTGGGTGGAGGTTTGTCGTACTATAGTCGGCTAATTGGCATACCGCCCGGTGTTCAGAACGTAGCGATCAACCGGATTACCGCTCCTGCCACGGTTCGGCTGATGTGGTATCCCGACCACCGGCTGCGGATTGGTTTAGAGAGCGGGCGCGTACCGCTGTACAGTTATCAGGTTACGGCATCGGGTGAGCGGGCGCGGGTAGGCGTATCGGCAATTCCAATTCTGCTGTTATTTTCGATGCCGCTGGCGTGGCTGAGCGAAGTCTCGCCCGATGGCAAAGAACGAAGCCTGGCCCAGAGATTGTCGGTCACGGCGGGGCCGGGGGCATACATCGTGCGTTCGGATCTGTCGTATCTGGGCGAGGTCAATACCAGTAAGGTTAGCATAGGCTGGATGCTGGCGGGTGCTTATTCCCAGCCCATTAGTCAGCGCGTGCGGCTGGCGGCTGAAGTAAAATGGTACAACATAACCGCCCCCAGCGACGCCGTTTTATCGATACAGGCGTTGTTGGTGTGGCGGGCATTTTCGTGGTAAAAAATGACCGAACTACTTTTCCTGAGCGATACGCAGGCTCCGATGTTTGTGGAGCGGTTAGTTTTGCGAACGCATCAGAACACGCGGGCTACGCAGGTGATATTTTCGGAGATTATTCGCCGGAAACCACCGGTGCTATACTGGCTTGGCGATATTGTGTCGCTGGGGTTTCGGAACAACAAGTGGCGAATCATCGATGAGTTTCTGGCACAATGCACGGCGGTCGGTACGGCGGTATACGCCATCATGGGCAACCACGACGTAATGGGTCGCCCGCGCAAAGGTGCCCGCAATTTTCAGCAACGTTTCCCCGACCACAGCCCAACCGGCTACCTGCAACGCACCGACAACACCGCCGTAGTGATGCTCAACTCCAACTTCTCGAC from Spirosoma montaniterrae encodes:
- a CDS encoding Fic family protein; the encoded protein is MKRIDVGQFDAGHLIKRIDYKSFEPSLINHEWAIGDPQISKLLEEATLNIGKLDAFSVIVPDVSTFIRMHVVKEATTSSRIEGTRTEIDEALTPEKDLAPEKLDDWNEVQNYIRAMDYAIGQLDTLPLSSRLFRQTHSQLLSGVRGREKQPGEYRRSQNWIGGASIRDAVFIPPHHSSVDALMGDLEFFLNNDQISVPNLIRIAIAHYQFETIHPFLDGNGRLGRLMITLYLVRSGMLHKPTLYLSDFFARNKTLYYDNLMGVRTHNRLEQWLKFFLVAVKETAEKGIDTFQHIMALREEIEHQRIFALGKRIPTARLFMHHLYAYPVVTDIPGLARILNVSRPTAGTLVNDFTRLGILRERTGFQRNRLFVFDEYLKLFS
- a CDS encoding HipA family kinase; its protein translation is MQTHHSIEAIHKVFGTNDRPVLVSCSDLNDYVCKYRYPSRLFNELLAWCFLKEWNIPVPEACFISVRSEHITAEAMQAGGRLAYFERPVIGSLYYQHGREIDNSLTALGNNSNDLRKIQNRVDLLKIALFDLWMTNEDRNGNNYNLLLIPIKSGKFYLHAIDHASCFNSGNVGQYSLSGLTAEDSVLSTDICRLLYANSTVKKRDSEIVLELFRQNVAACKKRLPKFLKFVPLSWGINTTECESWLIDNLFADDWLKSVESDFRHYLQEYVC
- a CDS encoding glycerophosphodiester phosphodiesterase, yielding MNKLAYLLLGLAGLAVGCREVYEAPIPHSFADIPGAGRFTTPIRQQMDGVYTVSEGAATFGEQVAVKWTFTLDGSDTTHYLSIFTGNQAGFFNLERTANADSLTLMGYWRKLVNTETGLVQLALRLKRNGRLQPITGVLSSRDTLVLTGQYGNRDRSPNQPLTLTYRRPLNPRPFEILAHRAGGRTSDLLSVSENSLEMIELASRLGATGIEIDIKFTKDGVPILYHDNKLNLRLIQKNGLTGPIEDYTYQQLNTFVRLINGEKIPTLEEALETVISHTNLRFVWLDTKFSGPMDKIQAIQQRFRQRAILARRNLQIVIGLPTQQAVDAYRALNDRANTPALSELDTAITRNIGARIWAPRWTLGPQLEQVKAMQAEGRTVFVWTLDEPKFIEQFIRESRFDGILSNYSPLVAYYHYVEP